In Methanothrix sp., a genomic segment contains:
- the eno gene encoding phosphopyruvate hydratase, whose product MSFEIEKIHAREILDSRGNPTVEVDVYTCCGFGRAAVPSGASTGTHEALELRDGGERYNGKGVLKAVKNVNEVIAPEVLGLDASSQREIDNLMIRMDGSATKANLGANAILGVSIAVAKAAAMSSGVPLYRYLGGVNTVTLPIPSFNVLNGGQHAGNELSIQEFMILPTGAKSYSEGLRMAAETYHALGKILQGKYGVGATNVGYEGGYAPPLVKTRDALDAIMSAFDISGYGEEIKIGLDAAASSFYLDGGYSVDGNRLSPGELIDYYVDLVNTYPIISLEDPFEEEAYDDFARLTAKLPGTIIVGDDLYVTNIKRLEKGIEMCASNALLLKLNQIGTVSEAFDAARMSFRAGWRVMASHRSAETEDAALADVAVALGCELLKTGAPARSERTAKYNQLLRIQEELEDAARYASI is encoded by the coding sequence ATGTCATTCGAGATCGAGAAGATTCACGCTCGTGAGATCCTTGACTCACGAGGAAACCCGACCGTCGAGGTTGATGTTTACACCTGCTGCGGCTTCGGTCGGGCGGCAGTGCCCTCGGGCGCATCAACAGGCACTCATGAGGCCCTGGAGCTGAGGGATGGGGGCGAGAGGTATAATGGCAAGGGCGTACTGAAGGCAGTCAAGAATGTGAATGAGGTGATTGCTCCCGAGGTGTTGGGTCTGGATGCTTCCTCTCAAAGGGAGATCGATAATCTGATGATAAGGATGGACGGGTCGGCGACCAAGGCCAATCTGGGAGCCAATGCCATTCTGGGTGTCTCCATAGCAGTGGCAAAAGCGGCTGCGATGTCCTCTGGGGTGCCTCTTTATAGGTACCTTGGAGGGGTGAATACAGTCACCCTTCCCATTCCCTCCTTCAATGTCCTCAATGGCGGGCAGCATGCAGGCAATGAGCTATCCATCCAGGAGTTCATGATCCTGCCCACTGGTGCCAAGAGCTACAGCGAGGGTCTGCGCATGGCTGCTGAGACCTACCATGCCTTAGGGAAGATCCTGCAGGGGAAATATGGCGTGGGAGCCACCAACGTTGGATATGAGGGTGGCTATGCTCCTCCACTGGTCAAGACCCGCGATGCCCTGGATGCCATCATGAGCGCCTTTGATATCAGCGGCTATGGAGAGGAGATCAAGATCGGCCTTGATGCTGCTGCCTCCAGCTTCTATCTGGATGGGGGCTACTCTGTGGATGGGAACCGCCTCTCTCCGGGAGAGCTCATCGACTATTATGTCGATCTGGTGAACACCTATCCCATCATATCCCTGGAGGATCCCTTTGAGGAGGAGGCCTATGACGACTTCGCCCGCCTCACAGCAAAGCTTCCAGGAACCATCATCGTGGGGGATGACCTTTACGTCACCAATATCAAACGCCTGGAGAAGGGGATCGAGATGTGCGCCAGCAATGCCCTTCTTCTCAAGCTCAACCAGATTGGAACAGTATCCGAGGCCTTCGATGCTGCCCGTATGTCCTTCCGGGCAGGATGGAGGGTTATGGCCTCGCACCGCTCTGCAGAGACCGAGGACGCGGCCCTGGCTGATGTTGCAGTTGCTTTGGGCTGTGAGCTGCTGAAGACCGGCGCCCCTGCTCGCTCCGAGAGGACGGCCAAGTACAACCAGCTCCTCAGAATCCAGGAGGAGTTGGAGGATGCGGCAAGATATGCCAGTATCTGA
- a CDS encoding DUF5611 family protein, with product MDYPFKRGFKPDMERIRGVLEEEFPTEIREEDGRLSLSFGALKSVRVSINGKKLNVITESDLGVSDELTLDTNKRFRNFLEKATGYTAKQRLQMAKKEVSKGE from the coding sequence ATGGATTACCCATTCAAGCGTGGATTCAAGCCGGATATGGAGAGAATCAGAGGGGTGCTGGAAGAGGAGTTCCCAACGGAGATACGGGAGGAGGATGGCAGGCTCTCTCTCTCCTTTGGCGCTCTGAAGAGCGTACGGGTCTCGATCAATGGCAAAAAGCTCAATGTGATCACGGAATCTGACCTGGGCGTAAGCGACGAGCTGACCCTTGACACCAACAAGCGTTTCCGGAATTTCCTGGAAAAGGCCACCGGATACACTGCGAAGCAGAGGCTGCAGATGGCCAAAAAAGAGGTTTCAAAGGGAGAGTGA
- a CDS encoding methionine adenosyltransferase, with product MISLHKYAPPQFEVVERKGIGHPDTLADGISEAISRSLSGYYLEEFGQILHHNVDKVLIIAGQSQPRFGGGSISKPPSVVVGGRATKTHARPLDEIIEEATATLFRNTVKNLETFLVEPRVEEGAPELRSLIGKGANDTSIGVGYAPLSSTERLVLELEEEVRGIRGVGEDTKIMAVRIDDRLNLVVAAAMVDRFIGSREEYEDARAQVYEVVKRRAGQGSEVGVNCADSGDNIYLTVTGTSIEMGDDGATGRGNRGNGLITPMRPMTMEAIAGKNPVSHVGKIYNVLAQRCAREIAELEGAREAYVTLVSRIGSPISQPLLRAVRISGDMQLTAAREAEINHILDYWLERSGDLVEEFVKGRLMLY from the coding sequence ATGATAAGCCTTCATAAATATGCACCACCCCAGTTCGAGGTGGTAGAGAGAAAAGGAATCGGCCATCCGGATACCCTGGCAGATGGGATATCAGAAGCCATTTCTCGCTCCCTGTCGGGGTATTACCTGGAGGAGTTCGGCCAGATTCTGCACCATAATGTGGACAAGGTCTTGATCATCGCCGGCCAGAGCCAACCCCGATTTGGCGGCGGCTCGATATCCAAACCGCCATCGGTGGTTGTAGGGGGGAGAGCTACAAAGACTCATGCAAGGCCGCTGGATGAGATAATTGAGGAGGCGACAGCCACGCTCTTCCGCAATACAGTAAAAAATCTGGAGACATTTTTAGTGGAACCGAGAGTGGAAGAGGGGGCCCCGGAGCTGAGAAGCCTCATCGGCAAAGGGGCCAATGATACCTCCATCGGGGTGGGATATGCCCCCTTGAGCTCCACTGAGAGGCTGGTCTTGGAGCTGGAAGAGGAGGTGAGGGGGATCAGGGGAGTGGGAGAGGACACCAAGATCATGGCAGTGCGGATAGACGACCGCCTGAACCTGGTGGTTGCTGCTGCCATGGTCGACCGGTTCATAGGTTCGCGAGAGGAGTATGAGGATGCCAGGGCACAGGTTTATGAGGTGGTGAAGAGGAGAGCCGGCCAGGGGTCAGAGGTGGGGGTCAACTGCGCAGATAGCGGCGATAACATCTATCTTACTGTCACTGGAACCTCGATTGAGATGGGAGATGATGGTGCCACCGGGCGAGGAAACCGGGGAAACGGGCTGATCACCCCTATGCGCCCCATGACCATGGAGGCCATCGCAGGAAAGAACCCGGTGAGCCATGTGGGGAAGATCTACAATGTCCTCGCCCAGCGCTGCGCCAGGGAGATCGCAGAGCTGGAGGGGGCAAGAGAAGCATATGTCACCCTGGTGAGCAGGATCGGCTCGCCCATAAGCCAGCCGCTGCTGAGGGCAGTTCGTATATCAGGGGATATGCAGCTTACAGCCGCAAGGGAAGCGGAGATCAACCACATCCTGGACTACTGGCTGGAGAGGAGCGGCGACCTGGTGGAGGAGTTTGTAAAAGGGAGGCTGATGCTGTACTGA